Proteins co-encoded in one Capsicum annuum cultivar UCD-10X-F1 chromosome 9, UCD10Xv1.1, whole genome shotgun sequence genomic window:
- the LOC107842015 gene encoding ubiquinol oxidase 2, mitochondrial has protein sequence MLEIEAAMPGMVGGILLHYKLLRRLEQSGGCIKALIEEAENKRMHLMTFMEVAKTKWYERAMVFAVQGVFFNAYFVTYILSPKLAHHIVGYLKEEAIHSYTEFLKELGNGNIENMPAPTIAIDYWRLPKKSTLRDIVVYVRADEAHHRDVNYFVSDSYFQGQQLMDSAAPLGRKDGPLLIGS, from the exons ATGTTAGAAATAGAGGCAGCAATGCCTGGAATGGTGGGAGGTATATTATTGCACTATAAGTTATTGAGGCGACTCGAACAAAGTGGTGGATGTATTAAAGCTCTAATAGAAGAAGCTGAAAATAAGAGGATGCATCTCATGACTTTCATGGAAGTTGCTAAGACAAAGTGGTACGAGCGAGCTATGGTCTTTGCAGTGCAAGGTGTCTTCTTCAACGCCTACTTTGTCACTTACATTCTTTCTCCCAAATTGGCTCATCATATCGTGGGTTACCTGAAAGAAGAAGCTATCCATTCTTACACTGAGTTTCTCAAGGAATTGGGCAATGGTAACATTGAAAATATGCCTGCTCCTACTATTGCCATTGATTACTGGCGCCTGCCTAAGAAATCCACTCTCCGTGATATTGTCGTGTATGTTAGGGCTGATGAGGCTCATCACCGTGATGTCAACTACTTTGTATCT GACAGTTATTTTCAGGGACAACAACTGATGGACTCAGCTGCACCACTTGG GAGAAAAGATGGACCTCTTTTAATTGGCAGTTGA